tggatttcatggtttctaaccatttgtcggaatatgggcccaccatcgcttctccatagctcgtaggttcagtattgtccaacaacatgatatctcagacaggatcacgtaccactctaaagtagcacgcatcctcgtcgtcctacgaggtttggtggtgacttgatccgaagtttcatgatcactatcataagcttctacttcaattggtataggtgccacaggaacaacttcctgtgccctgctacacactagttgaagtgacggttcaataaccttatcaagtctccaccatcctcccactcaattctttcgagagaaacttttcctcgagaaaggacttattgctagaagcaattacttttgcttccagatctgaaataggaggtatacccaactgttttgggttttctatgaagatgcatttatccgctttgggttcgagcttatcagcctgaaacatttttcacataagcgtcgcagccccaaacttttaagaaacgacaacttaggtttctataaacggtgtcgtctcaacggaattgcgtggtgcccctttttaaagtgaatgcggttgtctctaatgcctaacccataaacgatagtggtaatttgataagaaacatcatggtatgcaccatatccaatagggtgtagttatgatgttcggacacaccatcacactatggtgttccaggcggtattaattgtgaaacactttccacaatgtcttaattgtgtgccaaactcgtaactcagatatctctatgatcatatcatagacattttatcctcttgtcacgacaatcttcaacttcactctgaaattacttgaacctttcaataattcagactagtgtttcatcaagtaaatacactcagcatctactcaaattatctgtgaagtaagaacataacgatatccactgcatgcctcagcactcattggactgcgtacatcaaaatgtattacttccaataagttgctctcttgttccatcttactgaaaacgaggactttcagtcatcttgcccatgtggtatgatttgcatgtctcaagtgattcataatcaagtgagtctaaacgatccatctgcatggagtttcttcatgcatatataccaatagacatggttcgcatgtctcaatcttttcaaaatgagtgagtccaaagatccatccacATGGAGCTTCCTCATGcattctataccaatatgactcaagtggcagtgccacaagtatgtggtactatcattactatcttatatctttttggcatgaacatgtgtatcactacgatcgagattcattttaggtgcaagaccattgaaggtattattcaaataaacagagtaaccattattctccttaaatgaataaccgttttgcggtaaacataatccaatcatgttcaacgcaaccaccaaatctcgatggtagagggagcatgcgatgcttgatcacatcaaccttggaaacacttccaacacatatcgtcatctcacctttagctagtctccatttattccacagcttttatttcgagttactaacacttagcaaccgaaccagtatctaatgccctggtgctgctaggagtactagtaaagtacacattcatataacgtatatccaatatacttctgtcgaccttgcctgtcttctcatctaccaagtatctagggtagtactgcttcagtgaccgttcctcttattacagaagcacttagtctcgggtttgggttcaaccttgggattcttcactagagcagcaaacgacttgctgtttcatgaagtatcccttttgcccttgcccttcttaaactagtggttctactaaccatcaacaattgatgctccttcttgatttctactctcgcggtgtcaaacatcgcgaatagctcaaggatcatcataactatccttgatatgttatagttcatcacgaagctctactagcttggtggcagtgactatggagaactatcactatctcatctgggagaataactcccactcgattcaagcgattgtggcactcagacaatctgagcacacgctcaacgattgagcttttctcccttagtttgcaggcttaggaaacttgtcagaggtctcatacctcttgacgtgggcactagtctgaaatcccaatttcagtcttcggaacatctcacatgttctgcgacgtttcaaaaacgtcttgggtgccacaattctaaaccgcactgaactatcacgtagttatcaaaacgtgtatgtcagatgtttcgtaacatctacagacgacgctgaggttcagtacaccgagcggtgcattaaggacataagccttctgtgtagtaatgaggacaatcctcagtttacggacccagtccgcataattgctactaccaactttcaactaaattttctctaggaacatatcttaaacagtagaactaaagcgcaatgacataatttgtaaagaccttttgactatgttcatgataatgaagttcatctgattattgaactcccactcagatagacatccctctagtcatctaagtgatacatgatccgagtgaaactaggccgtgtccgatcatcacgtgagacggactagtcatcatcggtgaacatctccatgttgatcgtatctgctatacgactcatgttcgacctttcggtctcttgtgttccgaggccatgtctgtacatgctaggctcgtcaagtcaacctaagtgtattgcgtgtgtgccgaggccatgtctgtacatgctaggctcgtcaacacccgttgtattcgaacgtaagaatctatcacacccgatcatcacctggtgcttcgaaacgacgaaccttcgcaacggtgcacagttagggggaacacttctcttgaaattttagtgagggatcatcttacttactaccgtcgttctaagcaaataagatgcataacatgataaacatcacatgaaatcaaatagtgacatgatatggccaatatcatcttgctcctttgatctccatcttcggggcaccatgatcatctttgtcaccggcatgacaccatgatctccatcatcatgatctccatcattgtgtcttcatgaagttgtcacgccaacgattacttctacttctatggctaacgcgcttagcaataaagtaaagtaatttacatggcgttattcaatgacacacaggtcatacaaaaaataaagacaactcctatggctcctgccggttgtcatactcatcgacatgcaagtcgtgattcctattacaagaatatgatcaatctcatacatcacatatatcattcatcacatcttctggccatatcacatcacatagcacttgctgcaaaaacaagttagacatcctctaattgttgttgcaagttttttacgtggtttgtaggtttctagcaagaacgtttcttacctacgtatgaccacaacgtgatttgccaatttctatttacccttcataaggacccttttcatcgaatccgttccgactaaagtaggagagacagacacccgctagccaccttatgcatctagtgcatgtcagtcggtggaacctgtctcacgtaagcgtacgtgtaaggtcggtccgggccgcttcatcccacaatgccgccgaaacaagataagactagtagcggcaagaagaattggcaacatcaacgcccacaactactttgtgttctactcgtgcatagaaactacgcatagacctagctcatgatgccactgttggggaacgtagcagaaattcaaaattttctacgcatcaccaagatcaatctatggagtaatctagcaacgaggggaaggggagtgaatctacatacccttgtagatcgcgatgcggaagcgttgcaagaacgcggatgagggagtcgtactcgtagcgattcagatcgcggttgattccgatctaagcaccgaaagaacggtgcctccgcgttcaacacacgtgcagcccggtgacgtctcccacgccttgatccagcaagcagagagggagaggttggggaagactccatccagcagcaacacgacggcatggtggtggtggaggagcgtggcaatcccgcagggcttcgccaagcaccgcgggagaggaggaggagggagaggggtagggctgcaccgaaagagagacgttctcgtgtctatggcagcccaaaacctcaatatatataggggagggggagggctgcgcccccatctagggtttcccccctcaaggggtgcggctagccctagatggggcttggggggcggccaaaggggggaggagtgcctcccaagtcaagtggaggccctcccccttagggtttcccctctcccatgcgcatgggccttgggggggctggtgcccctggcccattaaggctagggcgccccccttacagcccatgctgctgtattggacgtggtggaacattttccggacctccggacccctccggaatcctccggaaccttctggaagcttcccggtacaataccgaaaaaacccgaacttttcccggaacccgaacaacaactttccatatataaatctttacctccggaccattccggaactcctcgtgacgtccgggatctcatccgggactccgaacaacattcggtaaccacatatatactttccctataaccctagcgtcatcgaaccttaagcgtgtagaccctacgggttcgggaaccatgcagacatgaccgagacgttctccggtcaataaccaacagcgggatctggatacccatgttggctcccacatgtttcacgatgatctcatcggatgaaccacgatgtcggggattcaatcaatcccgtatgcaattccctttgtccatcggtatgttacttgcccgagattcgatcgtcggtatccctataccttgttcaatctcgttaccggcaagtctctttactcgttccgtaactcacatcatcccgtgatcaactccttggtcacactgtgcacattatgatgatgtcctaccgagtgggcccagagatacctctccgtttacacggagtgacaaatcccagtctcgattcgtgccaacccaacaaacactttcggtgatacccgtagtgcacctttatagccacccagttacgttgtgacgtttggcacacccaaagcattcctacggtatccgggagttgcacaatctcatggtctaaggaaatgatacttgacattagaaaagctctgagcaaacgaactacacgatcttgtgctaggcttaggattgggtcttgtccatcacatcattctcctaatggtgtgatcccgttatcaacgacatccaatgtccatggtcaggaaaccgtaaccatctattgatcaacgagctagtcaactagaggcttactagggacatggtgttgtctatgtatccacacatgtatctgagtttcctatcaatacaattctagcatggataataaacgattatcatgaacaaggaaatataataataacctatttattattgcctctagggcatatttccaacactagtTTAGGATACTAAATGACAGTCACTAGTAGATCCAAGTCAATAAGTCCGGCATAGGTTTAACCAAAAAAAACCTGCTGCTACCGAAGATACAACAGGCAGGAGGGCAGACAGAAGTCGCATTTAGTCTTCAGCCATTAACTTCATCACTTGATACGAAATGCTTACAACCAAAAGGTGAAGCTCAGATCAAAGAAATGCTACGCTACGGCAAGGAGTCATGCAATAATGCAACCCAACTACAGCCCCTATGCCACCCCTGTTCTCTTGGCGCAGAAAAACCATTTGCGCTGACGTTTGCGCATTGGCTTCCGGCGTTGCAACGCTCTCACAAGCAAAGAGAGCTTCCTCTTGCCGATTAGTGAACAAGTGCTAGATGAACTGGTTGGATCCGAGCAGTTGACAAGCTTGGATTTAAGGGCTGGCTACCACCAAATCAGAATGTGTCCTGAAGATGAACACAAGACGACATTTAAAATGTATCACAGGCAGCTACTTGGAGTACAAGGTGATCCCACATGGACTGATCAACACTCCCGCGACATTCCAGAACACTATGAACATCATCCTCGCACCGTTGTTGCGAAAAAGGGGGTCCTAATCTTTATTGATGACATCCTTGTCTACAGCCGcactcttttatttatttattatttatttataatAATACCTCTACGCGTCACTTTGCTCTCAGCACCTCACCTTTTGAAGTTCTCTATAACATCCACCTCGACACTTTGGGACCGTGGACGCATCTGTACTGCACCAGTTGACCTCACCACTTGGATGTAGGAACGTGCTCTAATTACTACTCTACTCAAATAACACCTAGAAAGGGCTCGATGGAGGATGAAAAAAAGATGTAGAGAGGGAGACATTTGAATTTGACGATGAAGAGCATTGTCTAGAAAAGGAGTGGCCCTTGATTTTACAGAAAAGGGAGGAGATGGGTCGAATTGAAACTTTTTTTCTTTCTTGGATGATCTTGTCCACCCACTCTATCACTTTTTTTACAGGGGAGGTTGCCCCATTCTAGCTGGCAATGACACATGCAAAGCCATAGAGGCACGGCCCAACAAAAAACCTAAATGGTGTAAGGTTCGTCAACCCGAAATCCAATGATGTAATAATTCTGAAAATAAAATCATTACAAACATCAATTCACGCGAAACGGATTTGATCCCCGTCATTTTTACATGTTTCTGAACGCCCAAGTTCTTCAAAGTCAACTGCAGAAGATTTCTCTAAAAGTATTCGATTGCAAAAGCTCGAGCTTCATTTCACAAAAAAGATAAATTTTAACAATAATAAATATGAATTCATTGTGATGAACAACCAGTCTACACATTCTACTGTAGAATGTGAGCACTGCATTCAAACATAAGCTCACTCAAGTTTTACACGAGTGTTTCCTTCGGTCCTTCTCGGTGACTAGGGTAAACTCAACCCTTTCAGGCTTTGTCGGCGAGCCTGTGGATTCGCCTCCCTATGCCCGTCACTCCAGCGGGCAGCGATTAGTGGTGGGAGGGGAATCTCGGTGCCTAGTAATTTAGGTTAGGGTATTTTAGTCCTCGCAGGTGCCGCGTTCGGGCGAATGGCGACGCTTCTTCTTTGAATTGGTCTTCCGAGCTCCGATCCTCCCTGTGTTCGTCCATTTGGACGGAATCAACGAAGCTTGACGTAGATTCCCAACATCTCATTGGGGCAGCAAGGTTAGAGTTTCTTATCATGCGTGACCGATGACGAGATTTGGTGTCAGGTGCTTCATATTGATTCAAGGGCTCAACGACCATGACTGTGTCTCTAGATCATTGGTCATTAGGGGGCACACGCACGAAGACTTTCCGGTTGTCATCGGCAAGGTCAGGCCAGCTCTGGTGGTGAAGCGGCGACAACATGCGGCATTGGTAGTGGTTGTTAGGTGGCCTAGAGACCTCGATGCACTAATGTTTTATTATGTTTGCGGTTTTGTGTACTTATGGTGAGCTTTTATAATAGATCCGAGTGCTTTTCGTAAAAGAAATGTCATCATGTGTTGGGTTGAATAAAACACAAATGGTGTTTTAAAAAAAATGCCTAAATATCAGAGCGTAAATAAAGAAATAAAATAGCCAAAAGCTGATAGTAACTCTCTTGTACGGCAGTACTCCAGTAAACCACCAAGCAAAAAAAACGCTTCTTTTGAATGCTGCCGCCGCCCTCCCTTCCGGTGgcgccgaaccccgccgccgtGCTCCACGCCGCGCTCCTCAGATCCTCCCCTTCCCGCCTCCCTCCCCGCCTCTCCTTCAACTCCCTgctcgccgccgcctccacctccCCGCACCCCCGCCTCCGCTCCCTCGCCCTCCCCGCCCTCGCGCTCGCGcaccgctgccccgccgccgccggcccgctcgACTCCTACGCGCTCTGCTCCGCGCTCCGCCACGCCTCCGCGGCCCAGGCGGGGCCTCTCCACGCGCTCGCCGCGAGGTCCGGGTGGCTCGGCAGCGTCTTCGTTTCCTGCGCGCTCGCCGCGTTCTACGGCGGGTCCGGCCGGTTCCTGGACGCCCGCAGGCTGTTCGACGAAAGCCCCGTCAGGAATGGCGTCTTCGGGAACGCCGTTCTCGCGGCCTACGTGGGCGCGGGGAAGTGGACCCCGGCTCTGGAGTTCGCGAGGAGGTTTCCGGAGTATGGGCTGCCGGCCGACGGGTACACGATGACGGCCGTGGTGAGGGCCTGCGGAGAGACGGCGAATGCTGATCTGGGCGGCGAGGCGCATGGGCATGCGATCAGAAGGGTGAGAGATGTGGGGTCCGATGTGTTCCTGATCAGCGCGCTCGTGGACATGTACGCCAAATGCGGGCTCGTTGGACACGCGGAGCGGGTGTTCAGGCTGGTGCTGCGGGCCAACGATGGTGGAGACGATGTTGTGCTATGGACGGCGATGCTGAACGCCTATGGGCGGCACGGGCAGTGCAAGGAGGTCATCCAGACTTATGACCAGATGGTGGCTTTCGGGGTCAGGCCTGACGATCTGGCTATTCTGGCCGTGCTCTCAGCATGCCAGCATGCTGGGGAGGTTGCCAAGGGGCTCAGATATTTTGAGTCTATGCGCGCAGAGTACGGGCTGGTGCCCACACCAGAGCACTATGGTTGTGTGGTCAACATGCTATGCCGGGCAGGAGAAGTAGCCAGGGCATGGGAGATCGCTACCAGGGAGGAATGTGGAGGTAATATTGGTGTCTCTACATGGGGCGCTCTTCTCAGTGCTTGCTGTGATTGCCGCAATGTTGAGCTTGGGAGACTGGCAGCTCGGAAGGCAATTGAACTGGAGCCTAGGAATGCTGGGATTTATGTCGAGCTGTCAAATTTGTATGCGAGTGCTGGCTTGTGGGAGGAGATTAACAAGCTGCGGGAGGTGATGAAGGACAGGGGTTTCGAAAAGGATGTCGGATCTACCTGGGTTGAGCAGAATTCTTGAAATGGCCTACATAAATTCAAAATGCCAAAGTATGATCTGATCATTATGATTTGAGTAAAGGAGGGGAATCTGATCTTTTTATGGGCTGCCATCAGATCTATGAGGAAACCAAGCGATATTTTTTGCTGGACCACAATATCTGAAGTGTAATCTTGCTGAGGCACAAGATTATCGGGCGGAAATTAAGGTGAGCCCAATTGTGCCCATTTTTTGGCATGGCCTGCAAGAATGAACATGAGAGTGTAATGATATGATACTGTCATTCAACCGTGACAAGCAGACATTGCAATGCTTTTTTTGACATTCTTCCATGAGATATTGTGAGTTCTGACAGCAAATGTCTATGTATATACTGGTAATAGTCTGCTTTTTGTAGTACAACAACTTGTATCAAAGCTGGAATCTACATGAAGTGCCCTATCCACCTAATTCAAGTGTCTACAATTGCGTGCGGTTTCTTGGAACTCGAAACATAAACAGATGGCCTCTAAAAGACATAAAAGGGAAACAGCAGTAGGAATCTTTCCTTTATGAGCTAAAGCATGGTTATTCAATTCGTCTTATGCAAGCAAAAGCATATACATGTGCGAGAAAGCACGTCTAGCATCATCCTTGTAGCTTAGCTCCCTGTTCTGCAAAAAAGCAATGTTAGAAGTTAGAATGCTCTAAATATTACACTACCATAACTTGAGCTTTTGAAGTTTGGCACCTCATTAACCTCAATGTATAGAAGAGTTGGCTCTTATTTCGCAGCCACACAATTGGAACCTTTCACCATATTCTTTCAGCAGTTAGGCAGTGCCTAACTCACCTGGTAAATTATGTGCAGAACATTCTTTAGGAGGCAAGAGAAACTAGACCTTAACCCTTATATTGCAGAAACCCAACTAGCAACCGAGTCGGTAGGTTTTCCCTCGAATAATCCCTGCAGCTCAAGAACCAGGCCAGCTCTAACTTCACTCCCAGGGCAGGAATCAACCAGAAAGGGCAGAAAGAGAACTTGTAGGACAAAAAGGGAAGAAAGGAATGCATTCCAAGCTTGCATTCCCTTAGTTCTCTGGGACTATATAAACACTCGAGTTCCCTTGATGGGTCTATCCTAAAAATCTCTGTCCTCTTACCTGCACCAATAATGGGTCTTCCCTTCAGTGCGTTAAACAAGTTAGGTAAGTTCTCAAGTCCCAGTTCTTTCTATGGTTTTGTTTTGTTCTATATGCCGGTGCCATTACATGGTTCTTGTGGCTCCGCACTGTTTTATCTGTTGCTGGAACTTCTGCTCCATATTCTAAATTTGTTAACTTGTGCTGTCGTTCTTCTCAGGAGTGCCAGGGTTGGGCGCAGTAACAACCGGACAAGTTTATGATCGACATTTTAAGGACAGGGACACGGGCACCTTTAAAGACTTTCATCTTGCATATGTCGAATTCTGCAAGTAAGCTTCCTGTTTGTGCAGTTATGTTGCCTGCACTTCTTGTGCCAACCTTTTATGCGTGTCATCATCTGAAAACGCTGCAGGTATTTCAACACTGTGTTGCCTGGCCAAGATTTTGATACTCCGGACCGTGGGGAACTAGAGGTAAACCCGATTCGGTGTAAATATTTATGGACATCTGGCAATTGACTGTTACATATGGTCCAAAAACTCAACTGAACATGGTGCACGCGCATATTGCAGGCATTCCATAAAAAATGGGCAGTGGCGGACGAGCCTGGAAGGAAGAAGATGTTCATCGAGTATATGCAGGAAAACGTCCACGAGGCCAAAGTTGACGACAGCCTCTTCATCATGGCCGGCCTGGCTGCGCCAGCGGCGGCCATCATCGCCAAGAAGAGCGGCGAGA
The sequence above is a segment of the Aegilops tauschii subsp. strangulata cultivar AL8/78 chromosome 6, Aet v6.0, whole genome shotgun sequence genome. Coding sequences within it:
- the LOC109785637 gene encoding putative pentatricopeptide repeat-containing protein At1g03510; the encoded protein is MLPPPSLPVAPNPAAVLHAALLRSSPSRLPPRLSFNSLLAAASTSPHPRLRSLALPALALAHRCPAAAGPLDSYALCSALRHASAAQAGPLHALAARSGWLGSVFVSCALAAFYGGSGRFLDARRLFDESPVRNGVFGNAVLAAYVGAGKWTPALEFARRFPEYGLPADGYTMTAVVRACGETANADLGGEAHGHAIRRVRDVGSDVFLISALVDMYAKCGLVGHAERVFRLVLRANDGGDDVVLWTAMLNAYGRHGQCKEVIQTYDQMVAFGVRPDDLAILAVLSACQHAGEVAKGLRYFESMRAEYGLVPTPEHYGCVVNMLCRAGEVARAWEIATREECGGNIGVSTWGALLSACCDCRNVELGRLAARKAIELEPRNAGIYVELSNLYASAGLWEEINKLREVMKDRGFEKDVGSTWVEQNS
- the LOC109785634 gene encoding uncharacterized protein, producing the protein MGLPFSALNKLGVPGLGAVTTGQVYDRHFKDRDTGTFKDFHLAYVEFCKYFNTVLPGQDFDTPDRGELEAFHKKWAVADEPGRKKMFIEYMQENVHEAKVDDSLFIMAGLAAPAAAIIAKKSGESIPQVKKFKVHLIPNVIFVPVCTLVAIMGATAVQMSKKSKDNNKPTS